The DNA window CTAAGACAGAATTATAAACTGAGTAAGTTAATATATGTGAATTAAGTACCCTTAAGAAATCAAAGAATAATGTTGACTCCTGGAAGACACCCAGAAGATCCAAAGATGGAACAGAAGGTTGATTATTACACTCCTGCACAATCCAAGCAAATTGTCAATATATTGAAAACATTCATGTCTGGCATTTGCACCTGCTGGATATCCAAATTATTCTTGTCCCAAAACAAGTTTGATAACCATCCTCTCTGTAGCTGAAAGCAGCCAGAAAacagttcatttttttaaacaaatggaatggaaaccttttttttttctttcccaagctTCAATTACAACAGTCAAAGCCAGAGACTTCAGcaaataaacttcaaaatagCCATTTGTTACAAGTAGCAAATTACCATGAACAATGAACTTGTTAAGAATCCCCTCTAAAAGCACGACACACACAAACAGGCTACCCAGCAGAAGAATCTGttaacaattttatttcttttgtcatGTTAAATATTATGGGACAGGACTGTTAAGGATGAAGAACTCTCAACAATGCCTCACaaagaataagaaagaaattctgaATTCTGCCATGATATTAGCAAAGTAAGGTAAGGAGAAAATTTACACAGTAAGAGGCACCATTTCCCCCAGAATACCTCTTGTCATATTCCTGAATGAGTGGGATTAGCAATCTAATAAATCATTTGTCAAGAGGTAACAGCaacagataaaattttaaaggattattaaaataacatttacaaGACTCTGAACAATTTTCGAATTCTTattaaaaccacagaaagaaagaacaattcTTTATTTATGAATTTTCATAAAGGACTGACTGTGCAACTCATACCTGCTATTGATGACTGAATGTACAATTTTGTCCAGCAGCTGAACAGTTTGTCTTTTCAGATTGTTTTCTAACCGTGTGAGATCATTAAAGGCAAAGCCTGTTATGATGCTGTACACAAGAATGGCCACTTGGGCCATACTACCCATGATGTGGTAGGTAAACAAACCTTTTTCTGgccaagagaaaacaaaaaaacaaacaaacaaaaaaaaaaaacaaaaacaaaaaaaaaaaaaaagaagctgcagTTTTGCATGCTTCTCTCACTCATTCTTTCTACAAGATGAACTTCCCTAGAAAGAATCCAATGAAAATGGCTGCAATTACAACAAGAAGTGAAGGAAGAGAATTAGAGCCATTATCTCTGAGGGCCAAAGCTGTGGGTGATCCAGATTTATCCGAGTGCGCTACCTTTCTGAGCCTCAAGCCTTCAtcctgagaggaagaaaaaacacaaatggAAAAAGCCATAAATACATCACTAGAATAGTAAAAACTGAACTCAAAAGGCCATATTTACTGGTGaatatttaaatgaagtttaaaaaaaaccctcaacacATACAACATTACACCACACCAAAATCCAAAATATGAGGAtagaaaatcatattttaaataaggaCCATAAATCACTAGTCcctctgcttaaaaaaatataccaaaaaTCTGGCTAGGCCCAATGAAGCACTTTGCTCTTACTCAATATGTGTCAAAATTAAATAGCAGTAATTCCTTATTGTTAAGGAGAAACATCTGTTTTGTTTAGTGTCAATGCCATCAGAATAACTGGTGTGGAGATATCATATTATTTCAAAGTTCTTTAAAAGACTACCATGGCCAATGAAATTGCCAGAAGTGTTCCAAAAGCAAACATATAGAAAAGACACAAAGACATGTATTGACTCATTACCAGTCACTGAAATGAGACTTTTATATAAATGTACAAGAAAGTAGTATTTGCTTACCTCCTCTGGCCAAACAATTGCTCTTGTTCACTAGCTGTTTGTAATACAAAATGTTACTGCTCTAGATCTCACTCactattaatgaaaaataaagtactttTACAAAGCTACTAATTCAGTAGCTTCAACTTAGACTTAAAGTAACTAAGATCAGCATAAACAGGACCacttcatttaagaaaaaaattatacagcTTCAATGTCTCATCCATGACAATCATGAAGTCTCAATCACTGACAAGTTcaaaatatacattatatacAAGATGGTAAAGTCATATTATGAATCAATCTTGACATTCTAACAGCTTTATCTACTTGCTGGAGTATACATCTTTTGGCCTAATTACAAACCAGACCTTTCAATCAAGAAGAGTGAAGCCACTTCAGTATAAACGTGGATGCAGAACTTACTCTCAGATGCCGATTTTCATCTGTCAGCTTCATAATCTCTGCCTGAAGTCTTTTGCACTCCTCCACGAGCTTCCTTGTTTCAGTATCATTAAGTGAAACACTATGTGGTTTTGGCATCGGTCCATCCTGCTTAGATGTGTTCAGGACTGGGGCAGATTTGCTTGCATCTATATCATTCTACAAACACCAAGAATAAATTGAGAATTTACTTATGTAGAGAAAAATCATCCTCAGCTTAAAAGTGAAACAATGAAGCTACAAATATAGTTCAGTGAGGTTTATATTTACAGTAAGCTGAACAATGAAGCTACTAATATAGTTCAATGAGGTTTATATTTACAGTAAGCTGaacagacacagtgacagttCAATTCTGATTAGCTCAAgtattaaaaaagcaaaagattgCACTGTTTACCTGATACTACACTCTACTGAGACACAACTTAATAATTTAGCTGCTTAACACTGACCCAGGAGGCATCCAAAAGAGGGCATAAAATACACCAAAGAGCATTTAAActtgggggtggggggtgtggaaataaaaccaagaatGTAATCCTGCAATagtaagaaacaaaagaaagtaaaatcaGAACAGGTCATGTCACAAACTCCTATGAAGTATGTGTGACACAAATGTTTTACTTATAATAACTTTtagtgaaggaaaataaagtctGACAGCATCTGAAATGCACATTACTAATATTGAAGAGTCAcaaaaaagctgtgaaaaaaacaaaagtaacaaTCTaattcccacagctctgctcaaaAATCACACAaccatagaatagtttgggtgggaaggaacctCAAGGATGATCTAGTTCTAACCCCTCCTCAcaccacccccccaccccccccccccgcccccaggCAGGGACAATTTTCACCagatcagattgctcaaagccTGATCCAACACAGCCTTgaacaccttcagggatgggaTAGCCACAATTTATCTGGGTAATCTGTTCCAGTACCTCACTACCTCCTGAGTGAATAATTTCCTCCAAACATCTAATCcaaatctttcctcttttaGTTGAAAATCATTCATTCCCCCTTGTGCTATCAGTATCTGCCTGTGTTAAAAATTGTTGCAATGAGGTGTCCATGgggccttctccaggctgaacaacacCAGTTCTCTTtgcctgtcttcacaggagaggtgctccagccccctgaGCATGttcatggccctcctctggacttgctccagcaggtccacaTGCTTCTTATGCTGGGGAACCCAGAGGTGGACTCAGGACTTCAAATGGGGGTCTCACAAGGGCAGAGTAGAGGGAGGGAGAATCTCTTCCCTTGACCTGTTTGCCACATTTCTTGTGGTGCAGTCTCAGATgcagttggctttctgggctgtgagtaCACACTGTAGATTCATGTCCAGCTTTTCAACCACGAGAACCCCCAAGACCTGGCAAGTCTGACTGCCAgtgaagactgaggcaaagaagtcaGCgagtacctcagccttctccataTTTGCTGTCACCAGATCTCCTTTCTTGTTTATCGGGGGGTTCACTTTCCTTGTCCTTTCTTTTCTAACATACTCCATGCTTACAGAGTCCCTTCTTGTTACTCTTCACATCCCTTGCCACAACCCATTTAATCTGTGCCTTAGTTTTCCTGATCCCATCCCTACACATCCCCAAACCACACCCCTGTACTTCCCAAGTCACATGTCTCAGCTTTCACTGGCTGTGCATTGCCTTCTTACTCCTCAATGCAAGGAGCAGATCCTTACTGAGCCATGCCATTTTCCAGCCTGCCTTCCTTGATTTCTTACACATGAGGATGGAGAGCTCTTGCACTCTAAGAAAAATGGCCTTAAAGAGTTTCGGGGCCTAAAGCTCCTTAAGAGTGGCTGAAAAGAGCtgactttttaattaaagagtAAATCCTCTGTCCCTAGGGACAGTTTCTTAGGAGGAAGTACAAAAGGAGGTAGTTTTGTATAACCCATTACATTTCTCTCACTACATTACACacttaataaaattaaagcCAGAAAGTACATAACTAAGTGCCTTGATAAGAAATGCTCaatctttacatttttactgTTTAATACACATTTACAAAGCTTACACCTTCATCTCATAATTATCCtttaccaaaaagaaaaagaaaaaacaataaaccaaccccaaaaaacccagaccACAAAGCAATCCCTACATCCCCTTCCCCCCAAGATTAAACTGAGATTGCATCTGAAAACtataaagtataaaaataacaaaaatatatagTTTTTTGGCACTGTTCTCCATTGGTGGAGTTTTTTAAGATGTGGTTGGACAGAGCGCTCCCTTTCGGACAAGATCTTGGACCAGATGGTATTTCAAGGTCCCTTTAAACTTGGGctgttccatgattctatgaatccTTAAGAAGTTATATACTGAACACCCCTCCTGTCTAATTTAGTACAGATTCCATTGACTCATTTAGTAATTAAACCAAGTAAgtgtaaaaaaaccctaagatTTCTGTGAGATTCTACCAGTCAGTGTATGACAGTTTCTTATTCCTTACTTACCAGTTTATCATTTTCATTGGGCATTTCAAACACACATCTCAATTTGGAGTCCATTAACTCATCAGGTTTCGCTTCTTTCCACTAAGAAAACAATTAATACAGTTATTTAACATGCTGGACTCATGCAAACATCTCAACAGTTCATGAGCTTGCTCTTAGCACTGACCTCCTATACAGCTGAATACGATGCTTACCCTCCCTGTAATTTTCAGACTGGCTTATGAACAATGCTTTTTGTTCACACTCACTGCTGTGAAGTAACAAAAGCTAGAGATGGTTATTCAAgtctggaaatgaaaaagagTAAACTGAATGCAAGGATGGATCCATCACAGCTTTGTATGAAACAGGGAGGTGACAATACAGTGGTTTCTTAACATACAACAAGAAACAAGTAGCATCTGAGTCAGTCTGAGAAGAAAGTTCTAGCCCTATTATGCCTCAGCAAATGTATCCCATCTTGGAAGCACTTGTATCCCATCTTGTATCCCATCTTGGAAGCactgattttaaacaaaagatTGAAAGGCACCTTTTAGTGACTCTACATGTGTTCTACAGTAAATTTCTTTAGTTCTTCAAAATTTAGACTTTTACCCCCTTTCTCCTTTTACTGCATATCATGTGACAATTTGGGCCTAGAGaatttttcaaagctgtttataaaaaacatttaaattttaatggtTCTCAGTATATTTAAGTAACTTAAACTATGCTGGAATCTCTCTACTCAACTGACAATTAACTTTCAAAGCATATACTTCATGTAGTTGCCTTAAATTCTTAGGGTTAGAGACAGGTCTGAAGTCTGCAGCAATTTTTCTAAGAGGTCCTCCTGTTACCTCATAGGTGTTACAGATTGAAACATTCAGGTTTTTCATAACAtgcttcctatttttttccccagcagtaTTAGTTATATAGTAACTTTTAACTACAATTAGCAATTTTCTGCAAGATCTGTTTCTCAGTATTGTATACCTGAACTCACTGAGAAAGCAGTTATTTGAAAGGTATTTCTGAAGTTGGTTTTTATATCCTCAACAAATAGGCATACTTAATTTACCAAACATAACCAAAAGCTACTAGAgcatatgaagaaaaataaaccagttCAAAAAGGCAGACAGATGTTAAGATTCATGTCTCCAAAGCTTCATAAAATCTAGAAGGTTTTCCACTGTTTCCAGTGAAGAGTGATGCCACAGTAGTCTTTCCCTTCATATAAGGGGACAGAGCCCAAAAGGTCTCTTGGATTTCAGCAATTTATAAAATCTCATCTTTATCCTTTGTTTCCcctctccttctctgccttgaGTGAACATCAAATGTACTTGTGTGAACCCAGGCATTACTTAAAAGAGTTCAGAGTTAGAAGCATGTGCAACACTGACCTCCTCCTTAGGACATACTTATGTGAGTCCACATACACCCTAAAAGGCACATTCTGACAACTGAGGGCTTCATTCCCATTGCTGCCAGCCAGTAAAATCAGAATCAGGCACCTTACATCTGAACTAACAAGCACAAACCTACATATCTTCTTTCTGGATCTTGCATCAGACCAACCCAGCCTAAGAAATAAAGCTACAACATGTtctattaaaacagaaaataaatctatcATTTTTCGTACCAAATGAACCCATTTACATACAGCTTCAGGCTTGTTGTTTGAGTATACTCTTGATTCCTTCAAATTCAATCTGTTTATCCCTTTTAAATTAGCTGCATATAAAGGTATAATATGCCCATATTTTAACACTGAACTGACCTTACCTTAGACTCACTCCTATTTCCTTTCAGTAACCTCTGTGTTAATCACTACAGGCAAGTTCTTGGAATTGACCTtgtatttcatattaaaaactCTGAATCACATTTGATGTCACACTTGTTCAGAGAGAACCCAATTCTTCTTCAAAAAGGAATTGCAAAAACGTGAGTCATTTATAGTTAAGCcaaatttttaaggaaaaaatacatcagccattttattctaattttacTTACCACTGCCTCCATATCTGTAATATTTGGTGGTGCATAGGTTGTTTGTACCATAAACTTGTGTTTACTCTTCTCATTTGGGTCATAGTCAAAAGGCTGCAGCATTACtgttccaaaggaaaaaataaaactgtgattCTTCAGCTTATCACTACAGTAAGCATGTACATACTTCAATCACTTTAGGTTTAGTCCTCATTGAACAGACACTGAAAGTTAAAATGCAAAGGCAGTGCATACACTGCAGAAAAAGGGACTGAGAGGTCAAAGTCTGGTATGGCTGACATGATTATTTCTGTAATTACTAtaggaaaacacatttcatatacaaatacaaacaaacatcctataaaatacaccaaaaaatTACATCTAAATATGTGTATGTGGGAGCAGACTTGCAACTTGATCTACCAGAGGATATGGACTCAGTGAAATGGAGagataaattattttgcagtatACACACACCTATCTTCCACAGAATGGGAATTTCAGTTCAGTATATCTTTATACAAAATTAAGAGAAGCAGAGgcagtttcagaaaaatataagaaaaaaatctatatttgtACCTATTTTATAGCAATGAGAAAGCTATGGCAGAAATACTGATATAGctagaaaaatgcaaaagcagagggaaaaacatTAAGAAGTAACAGTAACAAGCTGTGAAGGAAGAGTAACATGGtatattatgaaaaaaacccaacaacaagCAATTGCTGTTAACAAGTTAACAGCAAACAATACATGACAGGATAATAAATAGTAAATTTAGGGTATCAGTGTAGAGAAAAACAGCTCTTacagaatttgtatttttggaaaaaaaaatgaaaaaacatggTTGAAGAAGGTTACTTAGTGATTCACAGTTGAAAAGTaataaatgattaaaaaatGTCAGTGAACTTCCTTAAAATGACTGTCAAATCACATTTCCAACAATGAATTTAAAAACTGGCTTGGCTCTGAATCACCATGATGCATTAAACAGGCTGAAGACAGCTAACACTACCACAACATTCAGTTTTGAACATAAGAGATTCAGCCCACAGTATCCTATAGTTATTTCTCTCTGCATAACAATATGAgagaaatctatttttaattatatgaaAGATGACTCAGCACTGAAAACATTCAGCTGAGAGACTGATGAGATAAAGTGGGTCActagaaaaataatctgtgcaCTTATCTTAGCAAATGACCCAGAAGAAATTATATGcctaaaaacaaaaatatgaagcTGACACTGTGGGGAAGAGAACTTAGTTCTGAAAAGCACTGTGGAATCACAGTAACCAAACAATGGCACTTGAAAACATCTTGAGGTCACTGTAGCTGAATAACTGCATGAGAATCCAATAATACAGAAATAGGCACATCAAAGACTTCCTGCCATCCCAACTGAAGACTCAAGCAGTGTGACATGTTTCCCTTTATTGGCAATCCTGAAGCCACAGTATTGTTTACAGCTCCAGTACTGGctcatttaaaaaaccaaaatatttaaagctttaaaaagatGATTTATAACTATGAAAACACACACGATGTAATCCCTCAATTTATTCAATTCCCTGAAGAGAAATGCCAGCAAGATCTTGATTGTGATATTGAACTACCCAGTGGAAAAATCCCAGACACCAGGTCAAACACACAGATAAGGCAAAATGGCTTTAAGTTGTAGCTgaagatggaaataaataagTTTTTGACTATTTGAATCTTAAATCAATTCTCAGTAAAATAATCTTTCATCCCCAAGTCAGTGAATAAGTACCACAAGTCCAGATGCTGGACTGCCCATGGTAAGCAATAATGAAGTTTTAAAGGGCCCCATTCTACAGATCATATTAGATTAGAAAATTCCTACAAGGAAAGTTACTCTAAGGTTTTAATCAATCATAAACTTCTCTTGTGTTCTTCTTTGCATTATTTAAACATATCACCCGAAGATAGTTCTCCAGCTTCTTTTAAACTTCCCAAAGGGCATAAGAATGTGGATCTGAAAAGCTCTGAGGATTGctcctttatttcccttttgctttgctACAGAGGTCTCCACGGGTTCTAAAATAATCAGTTTTCTAGAGCTGGGAGATCTAGGAGTTCACACCTATATTGCCTGTGACATCTACAACCTGAATTCCCCTTATTCTAGAGATTCTACCACAAAATGGTCAGGAGAATGACCTACAAAAATCATTTACCAAATCTGCAGACTAGTATCTAGTCTTGccattttcttgagaaaaacaACTAGATACAATTGTACactaattttttcttaaatgcaaTGAACTATGAAATGTTACGCTTTAAGCACATCAGAGCAGCCAAGAAATGCTCTACTTCAGGATACAAACATGAATATAGTAGTCTGAGGCAAAGGTACTCTTAATGTCACTGCCCATTTTCAacttgcttttcctccttttagAGAGCCACAAATAAATGTGACAAAGGCAAGTATTTCTACATGGAGGACTTTTTCATGTATCATTGCAGCTGGACATCAAGTTGCCATCACACTAATGAGGGgaatcctttttatttaaaaataaaaaggttttcaAAAGCTGACATACTTCAAACAATCTTTAGGATCAAGCATTAGGGAACTGTATCAAAGGCCTTAAAAAAGCTTAACCTAAAACTGTGTATATTTGTTTTTACCTGAAACAATTACAGATGATCCTGGGTCAATAATTCCACTGTTTGGCCTCACGCAGTATCGACGTGGTGCTGTGGTCTTCACTTTGAAGCATACTTTTCTATCTGATGGATTTCGTAGTTTAAGATTTGTAGTTACCACATCTGTAAAGGGACCTGAAAAAAAGGTtggtctttttaaaatatacatgcATCTCTGGAGATGAAATCTGTTTATACAGTACAAGTAATTCTTAAAATACATCTTGTTGCCAACAAACTGCTAAAAGCAGGTTAAATCATACACCTGTTAGGCACATACCCTGTGTTACATGCAAAGAGTGCTCTATCACTTTAATTATAACAATATACATTACAGCAATCAAGAACTCTTAAATATTATAACAGACTCAAGCTGCTGGCACAAGTGGTTCATATATGTATATGCTATTCCTACTAAATCATTCTTAATATTTGAAATACCTAGAAAGTACTGGTCACATGCAAAAGTAAATTTTGCTGAATTGTTCTTCAGGAATAGAAGTAATACATTCTTTGGAACTCTTTCAattgtttaaagaaagaaaacactgagacTAAAACATAGTCAGCGCTCTTGAGATTTCAACTTCTGTTGGCTTCTGACCTACAGAGTTAACAGAACAAGGTATCAATCTCctcttttaaatacaaaataaacaagAGAGATGATACTCTGTTTATGCATGTACTCTAACTGATCCACAGAAAAGCAATAGTTGCTATTGTAGTTGAAGTTGCTATGTTTATGTATTCAATGCAGTGTACactctaaaatatatttatgttaaACCTTCAGAATAGGAATTCTTTCCAAGTCTGGACAAGAGGCATAATTCTAATATCAAGCTGCAAAAGCACATGTTCCAGCAGAGATTACCTTCATGCAATGCCACAGCACAAAAAATAAGGTTCACAGCATTCTGAGCAGTGTTCATCTCCCTTATGTTTGTGTCATCTGAAAGCAAGCCTGCAAGGGCTCtagaaaattgtatttcatatGAACATGAAATTTATTAAAGAATATTCCATGTGTACATTAAGAACCTTCTTTATAGTTCTTTAAAACTACACATTAAATaactacaaaataatttttagcagTATTGAAAACACAACaacttttccattaaaaaattacaatgaAAGCAAACTTCAGATTAAACTGGATGAAAAATATAAGTGATACAAACAAGTGGTAAGGTACAACAAAACCACTAATTGCATGAGACATAGGAAGTCAATTCAAAAAAGTCTGAACACCTTATTCCATAGAGGTGTCTTGCACTTCTCTGAAGGAAAAAGCTCTGGCTGCTATCAAACACATTACTACACTAGAGGGCTCACTATTTGACTGATGCCTTTATTTCTATAACTCGTTCCAAGTACTTGATTTTGAGAGAGCGTTAAACAGTCCTAACACAAAACACCAagatacaaatacaaaaatactaAAAACAGAATCACTGAGAACCAGAACACTGAGATGCAGATGAAGATACATGTGAGCTAGGTTTTACATTCAGTGAGGTTCTCTTGACAAAATAGGAACTCATATTATTCTTCTGAAACTTCACTTCTGATCTGACTTTATATGGTGGATGAAGTAAGTAATCCTCTCAATCCAGGCATATTTGACACAGCCCCCAAGAATTACAAAATTACTTGAAAGTTTCTTGCTACTTAtctttttgctggtttttgcATGATCCAGTTGTCTTTACCTATAGAGGGAgatccaaaaaaacccctcccaTCATCCATACCACAAACTGAACTAAAACCAGGCAGCTCTTCTCATTCTAAGACTGGTGATACACTCATAACACACCAAACGTGTATTTTTTTCAAGCTATACATACATTTTTGAGGAAGTTATTCTGGGAGTTTTACTAACAACCACCTAAGCTATTAGTCATCTAATAACCACGGCTTTTGCAGTGCCCAGAGGCAAACAGCACCTCGGATCTGGCTTTCAAAG is part of the Vidua chalybeata isolate OUT-0048 chromosome 1, bVidCha1 merged haplotype, whole genome shotgun sequence genome and encodes:
- the VAPA gene encoding vesicle-associated membrane protein-associated protein A, with the translated sequence MAAAGALAKHEQILVLDPPTDLKFKGPFTDVVTTNLKLRNPSDRKVCFKVKTTAPRRYCVRPNSGIIDPGSSVIVSVMLQPFDYDPNEKSKHKFMVQTTYAPPNITDMEAVWKEAKPDELMDSKLRCVFEMPNENDKLNDIDASKSAPVLNTSKQDGPMPKPHSVSLNDTETRKLVEECKRLQAEIMKLTDENRHLRDEGLRLRKVAHSDKSGSPTALALRDNGSNSLPSLLVVIAAIFIGFFLGKFIL